The stretch of DNA TTTTTGTGAGAATAGTATAATTGAAATATTGTCAATCACAGACTATTATTTAAAAAGGAGACACACTTTTTGAAAGTATTTTTCGTTACATTCGGCTGCAAGGTAAATACCTATGAAACAGGATGCATGGCAAAAACATTTGCCGAAAAAGGATTTACCGTCTCAGATACCGCCGAAGGATCTGATGTTATCGTCATAAACTCGTGTACAGTAACTTCGGCAAGCGACAAAAAAGTCCGTCAGTCCCTCAGAAAACTGCGGCACGAAAATCCTGATTCGCTGATCATACTGACCGGATGCTATCCTCAGGCCTTTGAGGAAGAGGCAAAAAAGATCACCGAAGCAGATATAATAACCGGAACCCGTAACCGTTCTGAAATTGCCGGTCTGGCATTAAACGCTCTTTCATCATCAAGCCGCACAAAAGAAGCGTATATCCAGCAGTATACCGGACATGAAGCATTTGAACCGATGTCATATGATTCCAATGAACGAAAGACGCGCGGCTTCATCAAGATACAGGACGGATGCAACCAGTTCTGTTCGTACTGCATAATTCCGTTTGCCCGCGGAAGGATCCGTTCAAAACCTCCGGAGGACATAGCCAGCGAAGTTACCGCCCTTGTAAAAAACGGCTACCAGGAGATCGTTCTTGTAGGTATCAATCTTGCTTTCTACGGCGCAGAAGCCGGACTTTCACTCACCGACGCCGTTGAAACAGTCAGCCGTGTGGAAGGTGTGAAACGTATAAGGCTCGGCTCTCTTGAACCTGAGATGATATCCGGCGATGATCTTCTGAAACTTAAAAACACTGAAAGTTTCTGTCCCCAGTTTCACCTTTCGCTTCAGAGCGGATGCGACAGAACTCTTAAGGCAATGAACAGAAAATACACCACCGCAGACTACACAAGACTTGTTTCTTCCATAAGAAACATTTTCCCTGACGCCGCTGTCACAACTGACGTTATGGTCGGTTTTCCGGGCGAAACGGAAGAAGACTTCGAAGAAAGCATGGAATTTGTAAGAAAGACTGCCTTCAGCAAAATACACGTCTTCCCTTACTCACCGCGTTCCGGCACAAAGGCGGCAGCCATGCCTGACCAGATAAACAGCAGCACCAAAAGCGAACGCGCAGCCCGCATGACTGAGCTCGGACATGAACTTGAACGTGAATTTCTCAGGGCACAGGTCGGCAAAACAGTACCGGTACTGTTTGAAAAAGAAAACTGCACAAGTTTTCACAGGGGATACAGCCCAAATTATACATTAGTTAAAATTAAAAGAGAACCCTCAATAAAAAGTTTGCGCAACAGCATTTTTTATGTTAAAATAAAAGAGTCTATGAACGGATTCTGCATCGGCGAAATAATCCCTGCGGAACCGAAAGGGTAAACGCTTGATCTCTTCATCGTTTACTTTCAGCCGGTCTGCACACGGCAAACGTGATTTGCGGATGTGCAAAGGCAATAAAATAAAATTTCCGCTGCCTGCTGCGAAGTGACCTGAAAACACAGCCGGATGCGGAGAAATGGAGTTTAACATGTCTGTATTTAGAATCTATGTTGAAAAGAAACCAGAATTTGCAGTAGAAGCAAAGTCAGTTCTCAGCGATGTAAGAACAGCTCTCAGGCTAAGCTCTCTTGAGAATATCCGTATTCTCAACCGTTACGATGCCGACAAACTTACAAAGGAAAAGTTTGAATACGCAATTAACACTGTATTCTCAGAACCGGCGGTTGACATTACTTACAGTGAAATGCCGGCTGTTTCAGCTGACGAAAGAGTATTCGCTGTTGAATATCTTCCGGGTCAGTTCGACCAGAGAGCCGACAGCTGCGAACAGTGTATACAGATCCTTTCCCAGGGCGAAAGATGCAGAGTAAAGAATGCAAGAGTCTACATTGTAAGCGGAAAGCTTACAGATGCAGAATTCGATAAGCTCAAGGCATACCTCATCAACCCTGTTGAAAGCCGTGAAGCTTCTCTCGATACATTCGATACACTCGACGTAAAATACAATATTCCTACTGAAGTAGCCACACTCACAGGATTCACAGGCTACGGTGAAGACGAACTCAGAAAATTCGTTGAAGGCTACGGCCTCGCAATGGACTACGACGACATCTGCTTCTGTCAGGAATACTTTAAGAACACGGAAAAAAGAGATCCTACAATTACCGAGATCAGAATGATCGATACATACTGGTCAGATCACTGCAGACATACAACATTCTCCACAAACATTGAAAATGTTGAAATAGAATCACCTTACATCAGGGAATCATACGAACTTTACAGAGAACTCAAGAAGGAACTCGGCCGTGAAAACAAGCCGATGACTCTTATGGATCTCGCTACTATAGCTGTAAGAAAGCTTAAGAAGGACGGACTTCTCGATGACCTCGACGAAAGCGAAGAGATCAACGCATGTTCAGTAAAGATCAAAGTTGACGTTGACGGTAAGGACGAAGACTGGATCCTCATGTTCAAGAACGAGACACACAACCACCCTACTGAGATCGAACCTTTCGGCGGTGCGGCAACATGTCTCGGCGGCGCTATCAGAGACCCGCTTTCAGGACGTTCATACGTTTACCAGGCAATGAGAGTTACAGGGGCTTCAAACCCTCTCGTTCCTGTTGAAGATACTATCAAGGGCAAGCTCCCGCAGAGAAAGATCGTTGTTGGTGCCGCAAACGGCTACAGCTCATACGGCAACCAGATAGGTCTTGCTACAGGACACGTAACTGAGATCTATCACCCTGGCTACGTTGCAAAGAGAATGGAGATCGGTGCTGTTATCGGTGCTGCTCCTGCTGAAAACATCAGACGTGAAAGACCTGTTCCGGGCGATGTTGTTATCCTCCTCGGCGGCAAGACAGGACGTGACGGCTGCGGCGGTGCAACAGGTTCTTCAAAGTCACACACAGCTTCATCACTCGAAAGCTGCGGTGCTGAAGTTCAGAAGGGTAATCCGCCGGAGGAAAGAAAACTCCAGAGACTTTTCAGAAACAAAAACGTTACTTCAATGATCAAGCGCTGCAACGACTTCGGTGCAGGCGGTGTATCAGTTGCTATCGGTGAACTTACAGACGGTCTTCTCATCGACCTTGACTCAGTACCGAAGAAGTACGACGGCCTTGACGGCACTGAAATTGCAATTTCAGAATCACAGGAAAGAATGGCAGTTGTTATCGCTGCTGAAGATACAGAAAAATTCATGGCTGAAGCTGCAAAGGAAAACATCGAGGCTACCAAGGTAGCTGATGTTACAGACGACAGCAGACTCAGAATGAACTGGAACGGAAAGACTATCGTAAACCTTTCAAGAGAATTCCTTAACTCAAACGGTGCCGTAAAGCACACTGACGTAAGAGTTACAGAACCGGTTACCGGAATAGCTCCTGAATACTCAGACAACGCTGAAGGCTGGACACAGATGATTTCCAACCTCAACGTATGCTCACAGAAGGGTCTCGTTGAAAAATTCGACTCAACAATCGGCGCAGGCACTGTTCTTATGCCGTTCGGCGGTGTTTACCAGCTCACACCTTCACAGGCTATGGCTGCTAAAATACCGGTACTTAACGGAGAAACAACAACAGCTTCGATCATGGGCTGGGGCTATAACCCTGTAATAAGCGAAAAGAGCCCTTATCACGGTGCTGTACTCGCTGTTATCGAATCTATCGCAAAGGTCGTAGCAGCCGGCGGAAGCAGCAGAAAATGCTGGCTCACTTTCCAGGAATACTTTGAAAGAACACAGAATGATCCGGCAAGATGGGGCAAGCCTTTCGCAGCACTTCTCGGTGCACTGAAGGCTCAGCTTGAATTCGGATGCGGCGCTATCGGCGGCAAGGATTCAATGTCCGGTACATTCGAAAACATAGACGTACCTCCTACCCTCGTTTCATTTGCTGTTTCAACTGCAAAGAGCGGTAAGATCGTTTCACCTGAATTCAAAAAGCCAGGCAGCAGCGTAGTACTCATCACTCCTAAGTATGATGAAAACGGACTTCCTGATTTCGACAGCGTAAGAAGATGCTTTGAAAAGGTAGAATCCATTGTTGAAGCAGGCCGTGCAAATGCTGTATGGACAACTGCAGGCGCAGGTGTTGCTGAAGGTATCGCAAAGATGTGCTTCGGTAACAAGCTCGGCTTCAGATTTACAAAGAAACTTGACGAGGAACAGCTCTTTGCTCCGTGCTACGGTTCATTCATCGTTGAAATAAACGGTCCTACAAAGGGAAGCGAATCAGTTATCGGTGAAGTAACATCAGAGGCTGTTATCGACAATATCGACTACACAGTTTCAGTAGAGTCACTTCTTAATGCCTGGGAGTCAAAGCTTGAACCTGTTTACCCATGCATCATAAAAACTGAAGACACAAAGCCTGAAGCTTACAGATATGACAGGAAAAATACTGCAAGACCGGCTGTTAAGATCGCAAAGCCAAGAGTTCTCATTCCGGTATTCCCTGGCACAAACTGCGAATATGATACTGCAAGAGCTTTTGAAAAGGCAGGCGCAGTTACTGAAACAATCGTAATAAAGAATCTTTCTGCTTCAGCTATCGAAGAGTCAGTAAACGAAATCGAAAAGGCTATCAGAAACTCACAGATCATCATGATCCCTGGCGGTTTCAGCGGCGGTGACGAGCCTGAAGGAAGCGGTAAGTTCATCACTGCATTCTTCAGAAATGCAAGAATAAAGGATGCTGTTCACGAACTTCTGAAAAACCGTGACGGTCTCATGCTCGGTATATGCAACGGTTTCCAGGCTCTTATCAAACTCGGTCTCGTACCGTTCGGTGAGATCACTGACATGACTGACGAATCTCCTACACTTACATTCAATACTATCGCAAGACACCAGTCTATGATGGTAAGAACAAGAATCGCTTCAAACAAGTCTCCATGGCTTGCACGTACAAGTGTTGACCAGATCCACTCCATTGCTATTTCACACGGAGAAGGCCGTTTCGTAGCTCCTGAAGCACTTATAAAGAAGCTTGCTGAAAACGGACAGATCGCTACACAGTATGTTGACATGAACGGCGACCCTACTATGAATATCAGATTCAATCCGAATACATCCATGGCAGCCATTGAAGGTATCACTTCACCTGACGGACGTGTTCTCGGTAAGATGGGTCACAGCGAAAGAAAAGGCACTGACGTCTGCAAAAACGTTCAGGGTGACAAAGATCAGTTTATCTTCGAAAGCGGCGTAAGCTATTTCGCAGACTGATACATTATAAATATACAATTACAAACAGAAAGAGCATCTTCCCGCAAGAGAGGATGCTCTTTCTGTCTTATGTCGAAATGAAAAATCAGCGTTTCCTTTAATTTTTCTGTAGTTGCGGATTATCAGCTCACGCCAAACTCAATAAGAATAAAGTCTTTCTTTCTGTCCTTTACCTTGAGTTCAACTGAATGTCTGCCGCGTGTTTCAAAACTGAATACGTTCTTTAAAACGACATTTCCCCAGCCATAAATGCTTCTTCCCTGCAGTACGGCTTTCTTTTCTCCGTCGATCATTACATCAGCATCGCTGAAACGATCTGTCTTGTCATGTACGTAGGCAGCAAAAAGTGTCTTGAATTCACCTTCAAATCTGACACTTGCATCATTTGTTCCGGTATACCGGACACCATTGTTGAAATACTCGCCGTATTCCGGACAGGATATTTCCTCAAACCCCTTTTTCCTGATCATTGCATCATCTGTACTGAAAGTATGGTAGTCAGCATAATCAAGGGAATAAAGAGCTTCCGGAAGAACGTATTCCGTATCTTCAGTTTTGTCAGCTGCCTCCTTCAGTGCCTTGGTTACGCAGTCAGCAATAAAGCGGTGTCCCCATGTATTAGGATGAATGACATCATCGGAATATACTGACCAGTCAAACCCTTCATCCAGCAGCTGCTTGATAGAATCTGCCACACTTACCGATAAAAGATCATAGTGCGAACCGATCATTTTCATATATCCCTGACATGTGTAAAGCGATTTGTTAATAAGGAAAATCAGCACTACCGCCGGTTCTGACGGAAGAGCAAGTATGCGTTCAACAAGACTTTCATAGGAAACTATGTGGTCGTGACCGCATTCATTATTAACCGCATATTCAATAAATACTATATCGGGATCTGCTTCAGTGATTACTTTATCGGTAATGGATAAACCAATAAAGGAATTTGCACTTTCGGTAGATAGATTTGTGACACTGAAAGTTTTATCCGGATACTCGCTGCGGAAAAATTCAGCTACATGATCCGTGTAATTTTTTTCAAGATACTGTTTTCCATCCCAACCCTTCGTGACGGAACCGCCGGCAAATGCAAGATTCACATTTTTTTTGCCGAGTGCCCTGCGGAGTCTGAGACTGTTGCCGACGTTGTACAGAGAACTGCTTATAGCGTTCACGCAGTCAATATTCTTGTTCATTAAGACCACTCCGTTGCAATAATATCAATGATCATTATTTTATCTGACCATATTTCTGTTATTATAATATCACATTAGCAGGAATATTTCAATCAGATATTTCAGGATATTGTAACTATATAATACTCAAAGCATATATTTGAGGTATAAAAATATTGATATATGAGTTATACCAGATATCATATCATAAAAGGAATTAAATTACAGTGTCAAACTTATGCCATATCTGTGCAACATATTCGTCATATTATTTTGTGCAGAACATCAGATCGTAAACTGAATTTACAGTATTTAATCTATGAATTTTCGGCGTAACACTTTTGACATAACACAGGCACACTTTAAACACTAAAAAGACAAAATTGTATAAACTTGACATTATTCTGATATGTGCTAAAATGATCATGAAAGAGGTGATACAGAATGAACCACAAAAAAGTTTTAAGCGGTTTCATCGCATTATCAATGGCAATTTCAGTCGCAGCTCCGGCTGAACTGATCAGCTTATCGGACGTCCTTACAGTTAAGGCAGCTGATCAGGCCGGACAGAAATTCACTGTAGGCAACGGTCAGAATCAGCACAAGGCCGACAATGTTGACGGCTACAGCTACGAGATCTGGCTTGACAACACAGGCGGAAGCGGTTCAATGACACTTGGAAGCGGCGGTACATTCAGCAC from Ruminococcus sp. HUN007 encodes:
- a CDS encoding phosphoribosylformylglycinamidine synthase; its protein translation is MSVFRIYVEKKPEFAVEAKSVLSDVRTALRLSSLENIRILNRYDADKLTKEKFEYAINTVFSEPAVDITYSEMPAVSADERVFAVEYLPGQFDQRADSCEQCIQILSQGERCRVKNARVYIVSGKLTDAEFDKLKAYLINPVESREASLDTFDTLDVKYNIPTEVATLTGFTGYGEDELRKFVEGYGLAMDYDDICFCQEYFKNTEKRDPTITEIRMIDTYWSDHCRHTTFSTNIENVEIESPYIRESYELYRELKKELGRENKPMTLMDLATIAVRKLKKDGLLDDLDESEEINACSVKIKVDVDGKDEDWILMFKNETHNHPTEIEPFGGAATCLGGAIRDPLSGRSYVYQAMRVTGASNPLVPVEDTIKGKLPQRKIVVGAANGYSSYGNQIGLATGHVTEIYHPGYVAKRMEIGAVIGAAPAENIRRERPVPGDVVILLGGKTGRDGCGGATGSSKSHTASSLESCGAEVQKGNPPEERKLQRLFRNKNVTSMIKRCNDFGAGGVSVAIGELTDGLLIDLDSVPKKYDGLDGTEIAISESQERMAVVIAAEDTEKFMAEAAKENIEATKVADVTDDSRLRMNWNGKTIVNLSREFLNSNGAVKHTDVRVTEPVTGIAPEYSDNAEGWTQMISNLNVCSQKGLVEKFDSTIGAGTVLMPFGGVYQLTPSQAMAAKIPVLNGETTTASIMGWGYNPVISEKSPYHGAVLAVIESIAKVVAAGGSSRKCWLTFQEYFERTQNDPARWGKPFAALLGALKAQLEFGCGAIGGKDSMSGTFENIDVPPTLVSFAVSTAKSGKIVSPEFKKPGSSVVLITPKYDENGLPDFDSVRRCFEKVESIVEAGRANAVWTTAGAGVAEGIAKMCFGNKLGFRFTKKLDEEQLFAPCYGSFIVEINGPTKGSESVIGEVTSEAVIDNIDYTVSVESLLNAWESKLEPVYPCIIKTEDTKPEAYRYDRKNTARPAVKIAKPRVLIPVFPGTNCEYDTARAFEKAGAVTETIVIKNLSASAIEESVNEIEKAIRNSQIIMIPGGFSGGDEPEGSGKFITAFFRNARIKDAVHELLKNRDGLMLGICNGFQALIKLGLVPFGEITDMTDESPTLTFNTIARHQSMMVRTRIASNKSPWLARTSVDQIHSIAISHGEGRFVAPEALIKKLAENGQIATQYVDMNGDPTMNIRFNPNTSMAAIEGITSPDGRVLGKMGHSERKGTDVCKNVQGDKDQFIFESGVSYFAD
- a CDS encoding SGNH/GDSL hydrolase family protein, which gives rise to MNKNIDCVNAISSSLYNVGNSLRLRRALGKKNVNLAFAGGSVTKGWDGKQYLEKNYTDHVAEFFRSEYPDKTFSVTNLSTESANSFIGLSITDKVITEADPDIVFIEYAVNNECGHDHIVSYESLVERILALPSEPAVVLIFLINKSLYTCQGYMKMIGSHYDLLSVSVADSIKQLLDEGFDWSVYSDDVIHPNTWGHRFIADCVTKALKEAADKTEDTEYVLPEALYSLDYADYHTFSTDDAMIRKKGFEEISCPEYGEYFNNGVRYTGTNDASVRFEGEFKTLFAAYVHDKTDRFSDADVMIDGEKKAVLQGRSIYGWGNVVLKNVFSFETRGRHSVELKVKDRKKDFILIEFGVS
- the mtaB gene encoding tRNA (N(6)-L-threonylcarbamoyladenosine(37)-C(2))-methylthiotransferase MtaB encodes the protein MKVFFVTFGCKVNTYETGCMAKTFAEKGFTVSDTAEGSDVIVINSCTVTSASDKKVRQSLRKLRHENPDSLIILTGCYPQAFEEEAKKITEADIITGTRNRSEIAGLALNALSSSSRTKEAYIQQYTGHEAFEPMSYDSNERKTRGFIKIQDGCNQFCSYCIIPFARGRIRSKPPEDIASEVTALVKNGYQEIVLVGINLAFYGAEAGLSLTDAVETVSRVEGVKRIRLGSLEPEMISGDDLLKLKNTESFCPQFHLSLQSGCDRTLKAMNRKYTTADYTRLVSSIRNIFPDAAVTTDVMVGFPGETEEDFEESMEFVRKTAFSKIHVFPYSPRSGTKAAAMPDQINSSTKSERAARMTELGHELEREFLRAQVGKTVPVLFEKENCTSFHRGYSPNYTLVKIKREPSIKSLRNSIFYVKIKESMNGFCIGEIIPAEPKG